A genome region from Pseudomonas sp. N3-W includes the following:
- a CDS encoding FkbM family methyltransferase yields MTLISYAQNFEDIRLWRALKQFENGFYIDVGANHPTYDSVTRTFYDLGWTGINVEPMQNFHDALCQQRPNDINLQCVASDHAGELTFYGIPGTGLSTADPATAKARIDLGMDVRPHTVEARTLTSICEQYVHDRPIHFLKIDVEGHEETVLRGMDFTRWRPWIMLIETPWTRDQTWEHLVIDAGYHPVLFDGLNTFYLAEEHLNLKGAFDLPPGNLDGFRLCHGHALSHPVADVDPDTQRQLAAALQRAEYAEAELRAMQKSRAWRAIQKLKKTLRRA; encoded by the coding sequence GTGACGCTGATCTCCTACGCCCAGAATTTCGAAGACATCCGCCTGTGGCGCGCCCTGAAACAGTTTGAAAACGGCTTCTACATCGACGTCGGCGCCAACCATCCCACCTACGACTCGGTCACCAGGACCTTCTACGACCTTGGCTGGACCGGCATCAACGTCGAACCCATGCAAAATTTCCACGACGCCCTGTGCCAACAACGTCCCAACGACATCAACCTGCAATGCGTGGCCAGCGACCATGCCGGGGAACTCACGTTCTACGGCATTCCGGGCACCGGACTGTCTACCGCAGACCCAGCCACCGCCAAGGCCCGCATAGACCTCGGCATGGACGTGCGCCCACACACTGTTGAAGCCCGCACACTCACCTCCATCTGCGAGCAATATGTTCACGACCGCCCCATCCACTTTCTGAAAATCGATGTCGAAGGCCACGAAGAAACCGTCCTGCGCGGCATGGACTTCACCCGCTGGCGCCCGTGGATCATGCTCATCGAAACCCCGTGGACCCGCGACCAGACCTGGGAACACCTCGTCATTGACGCGGGTTACCACCCCGTGCTGTTCGACGGCCTCAATACTTTCTACCTGGCCGAAGAACACCTGAACCTCAAAGGCGCCTTCGACCTCCCGCCGGGCAACCTCGATGGCTTCCGACTCTGCCACGGACACGCCCTCAGCCACCCCGTCGCAGACGTCGACCCTGACACCCAGAGACAACTCGCCGCCGCCCTGCAACGCGCCGAATACGCCGAAGCCGAGCTACGGGCGATGCAAAAAAGCCGGGCCTGGCGCGCCATCCAGAAACTCAAAAAAACCCTGCGCCGAGCCTGA
- a CDS encoding SAM-dependent methyltransferase: protein MPARGADCRVLTGEALLVRFTALDAFLTAHQALWKPRPFTHLQLPWETSYPELALWLRGRSLEDAENSHNQPFLLDAPEPFASLAALSRELSSMGELPAHALEAAGHRLNVDVPGRKWQQIEAFARRLDFASAPKHWLDWCSGKGHLGRRLLQTGQKLTCLEYDPALVSSGQTLSQRHQSQALHLEQNVLAAETASLLNAEHTPVALHACGDLHVRLIHLASAAGCKQLAIAPCCYNRISLATYEALSSAGLRSGLQLSIDDLSLPMSETVTAGARVRRQRDTSMARRLAFDLLQRQVRGIDEYLPTPSLPSAWLDKSFAEYCQHLAEVKALSTLGPQDWPALEVAGWQRLAQVRNLELLRGLFRRPLELWLVLDRALFLQEQGYRVRLGTFCETPLTPRNLLILGERA, encoded by the coding sequence ATGCCTGCCAGGGGCGCTGATTGCCGCGTGCTGACGGGCGAGGCCCTACTCGTCCGTTTCACCGCGCTGGATGCCTTTCTGACAGCGCATCAGGCACTGTGGAAGCCTCGACCGTTCACTCATCTGCAACTTCCCTGGGAAACGTCCTACCCGGAACTGGCTTTGTGGCTACGTGGGCGGTCGCTGGAAGATGCAGAAAACAGCCATAACCAGCCATTTTTGCTCGATGCACCGGAACCGTTTGCGTCTTTGGCAGCGCTGTCGCGTGAGCTGAGTTCAATGGGTGAGTTGCCAGCGCATGCGCTGGAAGCTGCCGGGCATCGGCTGAACGTCGATGTACCGGGACGCAAGTGGCAACAGATTGAAGCGTTTGCCCGTCGTCTGGACTTCGCCTCTGCACCGAAGCATTGGCTCGACTGGTGCTCAGGCAAAGGCCATCTGGGCCGACGCTTGTTGCAAACCGGACAGAAACTGACCTGCCTGGAGTACGACCCGGCACTGGTGTCGAGCGGCCAGACGCTGAGTCAGCGCCATCAATCGCAGGCCTTGCACCTAGAACAGAACGTACTCGCGGCTGAGACGGCCTCCTTGCTCAACGCCGAACACACGCCCGTCGCCCTGCATGCCTGCGGCGACTTGCATGTACGACTGATCCACCTCGCCAGCGCTGCCGGGTGCAAACAACTGGCGATTGCTCCGTGCTGCTACAACCGCATCAGTCTTGCCACTTATGAGGCGCTTTCCTCGGCTGGCTTGCGATCCGGACTACAGCTATCAATCGACGATCTTTCGCTGCCGATGAGCGAAACCGTTACCGCCGGTGCTCGTGTCCGACGCCAGCGCGACACTTCAATGGCCCGTCGCCTGGCGTTCGATCTGCTGCAACGACAAGTGCGCGGCATCGACGAATACCTGCCAACGCCCTCCCTGCCCAGCGCCTGGCTGGACAAATCCTTTGCCGAGTACTGCCAACATCTGGCCGAGGTCAAAGCGTTATCCACACTCGGCCCGCAAGACTGGCCCGCGCTGGAGGTAGCCGGCTGGCAACGATTGGCGCAGGTGCGCAACCTGGAGTTGCTACGCGGTCTTTTCCGACGCCCGCTGGAGCTTTGGCTGGTACTTGATCGGGCACTATTCCTTCAAGAGCAGGGATACCGCGTCCGCCTCGGCACCTTCTGCGAAACCCCGCTTACACCGCGCAATTTGCTGATCCTCGGGGAGCGCGCCTAA
- a CDS encoding ABC transporter permease: MNWEVIIKWLPKLAQGATLTLELVAIAVILGLLLAIPLGIARSSKRWYVRSLPYAYIFFFRGTPLLVQLFLVYYGLAQFDAVRESVLWPYLRDPFWCATATMTLHTAAYIAEILRGAIQAIPPGEIEAARALGMSRPKALFYIILPRAARIGLPAYSNEVILMLKASALASTVTLLELTGMARTIIARTYLPVEIFFAAGMFYLLMSYVLVRGFKLLERWLRVDACQGR, encoded by the coding sequence ATGAATTGGGAAGTCATTATCAAATGGCTGCCGAAACTGGCTCAGGGCGCAACCCTGACCCTGGAGCTGGTAGCCATCGCTGTCATCCTCGGCCTGCTGCTGGCGATTCCACTGGGTATCGCTCGCTCATCGAAGCGGTGGTACGTACGCTCGCTGCCTTACGCCTACATTTTCTTCTTCCGTGGCACACCGCTGCTGGTGCAATTGTTCCTGGTCTATTACGGGCTGGCACAATTCGATGCGGTGCGCGAAAGCGTGCTGTGGCCTTATCTGCGTGACCCGTTCTGGTGTGCTACCGCGACGATGACCCTGCACACCGCCGCCTACATCGCCGAGATCCTGCGCGGCGCGATCCAGGCGATTCCACCGGGCGAGATTGAAGCTGCGCGGGCGCTGGGCATGTCCCGGCCCAAGGCGCTGTTCTACATCATCCTGCCCCGTGCAGCGCGAATCGGCCTGCCGGCCTACAGCAACGAAGTGATCCTGATGCTCAAGGCCAGCGCCCTGGCCAGTACCGTGACACTGCTGGAACTGACCGGCATGGCGCGCACCATCATTGCCCGCACTTACCTGCCTGTGGAAATCTTCTTCGCCGCCGGCATGTTCTACCTGCTGATGTCCTACGTGCTGGTCCGCGGCTTCAAGCTGCTGGAGCGCTGGCTGCGCGTCGATGCCTGCCAGGGGCGCTGA
- a CDS encoding ABC transporter permease produces MNIDLYGFGPALAAGALMTVKLALSALCLGLVLGLLGALAKTSAHKPLQWLGGTYSTLVRGIPELLWVLLIYFGTVNAMRALGEFLGNPDLALNAFAAGVIALGLCFGAYATEVFRGAILAIPKGHREAGVALGMSKFRIFTRLIMPQMWRIALPGLGNLFMILMKDTALVSVIGLEEIMRHAQNGVTMTKQPFTFYMVAALMYLGLTIIAMTGMYLLEKRAARGFARSDQ; encoded by the coding sequence ATGAATATCGACCTCTACGGATTCGGCCCGGCGCTCGCCGCTGGCGCGCTGATGACGGTAAAACTGGCACTCTCGGCCCTGTGTCTCGGGCTGGTGCTCGGTCTGCTCGGCGCCTTGGCCAAGACTTCTGCGCACAAGCCGTTGCAATGGCTTGGCGGCACCTATTCGACACTGGTACGCGGCATTCCGGAACTGCTCTGGGTGCTGTTGATCTACTTCGGCACCGTCAATGCGATGCGTGCCCTGGGCGAGTTTTTGGGCAATCCCGACCTCGCACTCAACGCCTTCGCCGCCGGCGTGATTGCCCTGGGCCTGTGCTTCGGCGCCTACGCCACGGAAGTGTTTCGTGGCGCGATCCTGGCAATCCCCAAGGGCCACCGCGAAGCCGGCGTGGCACTGGGCATGTCGAAATTTCGCATCTTCACCAGACTCATCATGCCGCAGATGTGGCGCATCGCCCTGCCCGGTCTGGGCAACCTGTTCATGATCCTGATGAAAGACACCGCACTGGTGTCGGTGATCGGCCTGGAAGAAATCATGCGACATGCGCAAAACGGCGTGACCATGACCAAACAGCCGTTCACCTTCTATATGGTCGCGGCCTTGATGTACCTGGGGCTGACGATCATCGCCATGACCGGCATGTACCTGCTGGAAAAACGCGCCGCTCGCGGCTTTGCGAGGAGCGACCAATGA
- a CDS encoding ABC transporter substrate-binding protein, protein MQNYKRIFLAAAVTLAFSAGAAAETLKMGIEAAYPPFNNKDASGNVVGFDKDIGDALCAKMKVECTVVTSDWDGIIPALNAKKFDFLISSLSITDERKQAVDFTDPYYSNKLQFIAPKNVDFKTDKESLKGKTIGTQRATLAGTWLEDTYADDIKVSLYDTQENAYLDLTSGRVDAILADKYANYDWLKSDAGKNYEFKGDAVVESDKIGIAVRKGDPLREKLNAALKEIVADGTYKKINDKYFPFSIY, encoded by the coding sequence ATGCAGAACTACAAGAGAATCTTTCTGGCTGCCGCCGTCACCCTGGCGTTCAGCGCCGGTGCCGCCGCCGAGACCTTGAAGATGGGCATCGAAGCGGCCTACCCGCCGTTCAACAACAAAGATGCCAGCGGCAACGTTGTCGGCTTCGACAAAGACATCGGCGACGCCCTGTGCGCCAAGATGAAAGTCGAGTGCACCGTGGTCACCTCCGACTGGGACGGCATCATTCCCGCGCTGAACGCCAAGAAGTTCGACTTCCTGATCTCCTCGTTGTCGATCACCGACGAACGCAAACAGGCGGTCGACTTCACCGACCCGTACTACTCCAACAAGCTGCAATTCATCGCGCCGAAAAACGTCGACTTCAAAACCGACAAAGAGTCGCTCAAGGGTAAAACCATCGGTACGCAGCGGGCCACCCTGGCCGGTACCTGGCTGGAAGACACCTACGCCGACGACATCAAGGTCAGCCTCTATGACACCCAGGAAAACGCCTACCTGGACCTGACCTCCGGCCGTGTCGATGCCATCCTCGCCGACAAATACGCCAACTATGACTGGCTCAAAAGCGACGCTGGCAAAAACTACGAGTTCAAAGGCGACGCGGTAGTGGAAAGCGACAAGATCGGCATCGCGGTGCGCAAGGGCGACCCGCTGCGCGAAAAACTCAACGCCGCCCTGAAAGAAATCGTTGCCGACGGCACTTACAAGAAGATCAACGACAAGTACTTCCCGTTCAGCATCTATTGA
- a CDS encoding ABC transporter ATP-binding protein, whose protein sequence is MAEATPALEIRNLHKRYGQLEVLKGISLTARDGDVISILGSSGSGKSTFLRCINLLENPNQGQILVAGEELKLKSAKNGELVAADGKQINRLRSEIGFVFQNFNLWPHMSVLDNIIEAPRRVLGQSKAEATEVAEALLAKVGIADKRHTYPAQLSGGQQQRAAIARTLAMQPKVILFDEPTSALDPEMVQEVLNVIRALAEEGRTMLLVTHEMGFARQVSSEVVFLHQGLVEEQGSPQQVFDNPLSARCKQFMSSNR, encoded by the coding sequence ATGGCTGAGGCCACGCCCGCGCTTGAAATCCGCAACTTGCACAAACGCTACGGACAGCTTGAGGTGCTCAAAGGCATCTCGCTGACCGCCCGCGACGGCGATGTGATCTCGATCCTGGGTTCCTCCGGTTCCGGCAAATCCACGTTTCTGCGTTGCATCAACCTGCTGGAAAACCCTAACCAGGGCCAGATTCTGGTGGCCGGCGAAGAACTCAAACTCAAGTCTGCGAAGAACGGCGAACTGGTGGCCGCCGATGGCAAACAGATCAATCGCCTGCGCAGCGAGATTGGTTTTGTGTTTCAAAACTTTAACCTGTGGCCGCACATGAGCGTGCTCGACAACATCATCGAAGCCCCGCGTCGCGTGCTCGGCCAGAGCAAAGCCGAAGCCACGGAAGTCGCCGAAGCCTTGCTGGCCAAGGTTGGCATCGCCGACAAGCGCCACACCTACCCGGCGCAACTGTCCGGCGGCCAGCAACAACGTGCGGCCATCGCCCGGACATTGGCGATGCAGCCCAAGGTCATTCTGTTCGACGAGCCCACCTCCGCCCTTGACCCGGAAATGGTCCAGGAAGTACTTAATGTCATCCGCGCACTGGCCGAGGAAGGCCGCACCATGCTGCTCGTGACCCACGAAATGGGCTTCGCCCGTCAGGTCTCCAGCGAAGTGGTGTTTCTTCACCAGGGCCTGGTGGAAGAGCAAGGATCGCCACAGCAGGTGTTCGACAACCCGCTTTCGGCGCGCTGCAAACAATTCATGTCCAGCAACCGCTAA
- the gabP gene encoding GABA permease, protein MSVTQSSNGLEQGLKPRHVTMLSIAGVIGAGLFVGSGHAIAAAGPAVLLAYAAAGALVVLVMRMLGEMAVASPDTGSFSTYADRAIGHWAGFTIGWLYWWFWVLVIPLEANAAATILHAWFPNVAIWAFTLIITLLLTATNLFSVKNYGEFEFWFALIKVIAIIGFVALGILAIFGFLPGSQVSGVSHLFDTQGFLPNGMGAVLGAILTTMFSFMGTEIVTIAAAESKNPGQQISKATNSVIWRIGLFYLVSIFIVVALVPWNDPVLASVGSYQTVLERMGIPNAKLIVDIVVLVAVTSCLNSALYTASRMMFSLGKRGDAPAVSQRTNKSGTPYWAVILSTAAAFLAVFANYVAPAAVFEFLLASSGAIALLVYLVIAISQLRMRKQRMARGEKIAFSMWLFPGLTYAVIIFIVAALTIMLFQDAHRVEILATGLLSLLVVAAGLFVARRRKQQKLGAVVLN, encoded by the coding sequence ATGAGCGTTACCCAAAGCTCCAATGGCCTCGAACAGGGGCTCAAACCGCGTCATGTGACCATGCTGTCGATCGCCGGGGTTATCGGCGCCGGGTTGTTCGTAGGCTCCGGTCACGCCATTGCCGCCGCCGGCCCTGCCGTGCTGTTGGCCTACGCTGCTGCCGGTGCACTGGTGGTCCTGGTGATGCGCATGCTCGGCGAAATGGCCGTCGCGTCTCCCGATACAGGCTCCTTCTCGACATACGCCGATCGTGCGATCGGTCACTGGGCCGGTTTCACCATCGGCTGGTTGTACTGGTGGTTCTGGGTACTGGTGATCCCGCTGGAGGCCAACGCCGCCGCGACCATTCTGCATGCCTGGTTCCCGAATGTGGCGATCTGGGCGTTCACCTTGATCATCACCTTGCTGCTGACGGCAACCAACCTGTTCAGTGTGAAGAACTACGGTGAATTCGAATTCTGGTTCGCCCTGATCAAGGTCATCGCGATCATCGGTTTCGTGGCGCTTGGCATTCTGGCGATCTTCGGCTTCCTGCCGGGCAGCCAGGTCAGCGGCGTTTCGCACCTGTTCGATACCCAGGGCTTCCTGCCAAACGGCATGGGCGCCGTGTTGGGCGCGATTCTGACCACGATGTTCTCGTTCATGGGCACCGAGATCGTGACCATCGCGGCCGCAGAATCGAAGAACCCGGGCCAGCAAATCTCCAAGGCTACCAATTCGGTGATCTGGCGGATCGGCTTGTTCTACCTCGTGTCGATCTTCATCGTCGTGGCCCTGGTGCCATGGAACGACCCGGTTCTGGCCAGCGTCGGTTCCTACCAGACCGTGCTTGAGCGCATGGGAATTCCGAACGCCAAGCTGATCGTCGACATCGTGGTACTGGTTGCTGTGACCAGCTGCCTGAACTCGGCGTTGTACACCGCATCGCGCATGATGTTCTCCCTGGGCAAGCGCGGTGATGCACCGGCTGTTTCCCAGCGCACCAACAAAAGCGGCACGCCGTACTGGGCCGTGATTCTGTCCACCGCTGCTGCCTTCCTTGCGGTATTCGCCAACTACGTGGCCCCGGCTGCCGTGTTCGAATTCCTGCTGGCCAGCTCCGGTGCGATCGCACTGCTGGTGTACCTGGTGATCGCGATCTCGCAACTGCGCATGCGCAAACAGCGCATGGCCCGCGGTGAGAAAATCGCCTTCAGCATGTGGCTGTTCCCGGGCCTGACCTACGCGGTGATCATCTTCATCGTCGCAGCCCTGACCATCATGCTGTTCCAGGACGCCCACCGCGTGGAAATCCTCGCCACTGGCTTGTTGAGCTTGCTGGTCGTGGCCGCCGGGTTGTTCGTGGCCCGCCGTCGCAAGCAACAGAAGCTGGGAGCGGTGGTGCTGAACTGA
- the vapC gene encoding tRNA(fMet)-specific endonuclease VapC produces the protein MIKFMLDTNICIFTIKNKPQVVREAFNRHHSQLCISTITLMELIYGAEKSAAPEKNLSIVESFAARLEILPFDSDAAAHTGMIRSELAKAGTPIGPYDQMIAGHARSRGFTVVTNNLREFERVPGLRVEDWVQPE, from the coding sequence ATGATCAAGTTCATGCTCGACACGAACATATGCATCTTCACCATCAAGAACAAACCACAGGTGGTCCGTGAGGCTTTTAACCGTCATCACAGCCAATTGTGCATCAGCACCATCACGTTGATGGAACTGATTTACGGCGCTGAAAAATCTGCAGCACCGGAAAAAAACCTATCTATTGTTGAAAGTTTCGCAGCCCGTCTTGAGATATTGCCTTTCGATTCCGACGCCGCAGCTCACACCGGAATGATTCGTTCGGAATTGGCTAAAGCAGGAACACCGATAGGCCCCTATGACCAAATGATTGCCGGCCACGCACGCTCAAGAGGCTTCACTGTCGTAACAAACAATCTTCGAGAGTTTGAACGGGTGCCTGGATTACGCGTCGAGGACTGGGTCCAGCCCGAATAA
- a CDS encoding antitoxin has product MEQTTLFMSNRSQAVRLPKAVAMPGDVKRVEVIAIGRARLITPAGEAWDSWFDGESVSADFMADREQPTDQVRESF; this is encoded by the coding sequence ATGGAACAAACCACCCTTTTCATGAGTAATCGAAGCCAGGCTGTCCGCCTGCCTAAAGCCGTGGCAATGCCCGGCGATGTGAAACGAGTTGAGGTGATTGCCATCGGCAGGGCCCGCCTGATCACCCCCGCAGGAGAAGCTTGGGACAGTTGGTTCGACGGAGAAAGCGTAAGCGCAGACTTCATGGCTGACCGAGAACAGCCAACAGATCAGGTGCGAGAGTCGTTCTGA
- a CDS encoding alpha/beta fold hydrolase, with translation MNLQDMPALAPVQVELPQPVSSAPFKETAADGFILGGFTWRHERPTPDRPVAIINAATSVRCRHYSRFADYLFANGFDVITYDYRGIGESRPASLKGLDASWSDWGALDFEAMLKRAQREFPGQPIDVVGHSFGGCAAGLGASGHLIRHLVTVGAQFAYWRDYAPAHRWRMFGKWHLVMPLVTMICGYFPGKRLGWLEDTPAGVVRDWSTPTARYEQRPSGRVIHAKHGRLPFANVTAKTLAISLSDDPYGTIAAIERLLGYFTGATTTHLRITPQDIGEQEVGHFAFFRSAYQATLWPIALSWLQTGELAPDTPGRQVPRS, from the coding sequence ATGAATTTGCAAGACATGCCCGCATTGGCGCCCGTTCAAGTCGAACTGCCTCAGCCAGTCTCAAGTGCCCCGTTCAAGGAAACCGCCGCAGACGGGTTCATCCTCGGCGGCTTCACCTGGCGCCACGAACGGCCGACCCCGGACCGCCCGGTGGCCATCATCAACGCGGCCACTTCAGTCCGGTGCCGGCACTACTCGCGCTTCGCCGATTACCTGTTCGCCAATGGCTTCGATGTCATCACCTATGACTACCGTGGCATCGGCGAATCGCGGCCGGCGTCGCTGAAAGGGCTGGACGCATCTTGGTCCGACTGGGGCGCGCTGGATTTCGAAGCGATGCTCAAGCGCGCTCAGCGTGAATTCCCCGGCCAGCCCATCGACGTGGTCGGCCACAGCTTTGGCGGCTGTGCGGCGGGCCTGGGGGCCTCTGGGCACCTGATCCGGCACTTGGTGACCGTCGGTGCGCAGTTTGCTTACTGGCGCGACTATGCGCCCGCCCATCGCTGGCGGATGTTCGGCAAGTGGCACCTGGTGATGCCGCTGGTAACGATGATCTGCGGTTACTTCCCCGGCAAACGTCTTGGCTGGCTCGAAGACACGCCCGCCGGCGTCGTCCGCGATTGGAGCACACCCACCGCGCGCTACGAGCAGCGCCCCAGCGGTCGCGTGATCCACGCAAAGCACGGTCGGCTGCCGTTCGCCAATGTCACCGCAAAAACCCTGGCTATCAGCCTCAGCGACGATCCCTACGGCACTATCGCGGCCATTGAGCGCTTGCTCGGGTACTTCACCGGCGCAACAACCACTCATCTGCGAATCACCCCGCAAGACATCGGTGAGCAAGAAGTCGGACATTTCGCCTTTTTTCGTAGCGCATACCAAGCCACACTATGGCCCATTGCATTGTCCTGGCTGCAAACTGGTGAACTGGCCCCCGACACCCCGGGGCGGCAAGTGCCCCGCAGCTGA
- a CDS encoding carboxypeptidase regulatory-like domain-containing protein, with amino-acid sequence MKYVHSLLLPLAALGVLMFPVLTHAASLDPVDSAGIQVQPQQQNGITYLSGGVGEDESKAIQQTSGYNLHMTFSIGSQNEYVPDVDVVVQKAPGQTVLTLSQAGPLVYVQLPAGKYTVVATRNGQERRDVTDVGSGAARNLVFHWNDAN; translated from the coding sequence ATGAAATACGTCCATTCACTTCTATTGCCACTCGCCGCCCTCGGCGTGCTGATGTTCCCTGTGCTGACGCATGCTGCCAGCCTCGACCCAGTCGACAGCGCCGGCATTCAAGTCCAACCGCAACAACAGAACGGGATCACCTACCTCTCCGGTGGTGTTGGCGAGGACGAATCAAAAGCCATTCAGCAGACCAGTGGCTACAACTTGCACATGACATTCTCCATCGGTTCGCAGAACGAATACGTTCCGGATGTTGATGTGGTCGTTCAAAAAGCGCCGGGGCAGACCGTGTTGACGCTCAGTCAGGCCGGTCCTCTGGTTTACGTTCAGTTGCCCGCTGGCAAGTACACCGTTGTAGCAACGCGCAACGGCCAGGAACGGCGTGACGTCACCGATGTAGGCAGCGGAGCCGCACGCAATCTGGTTTTCCACTGGAACGATGCAAACTAG
- a CDS encoding oxidative damage protection protein, with protein MTRTIMCRKYKEELPALERAPFPGAKGQDIFDHVSAKAWADWQKHQTLLINEKRLNMMNAEDRKYLQGEMDKYFSGEEYAKADGYVPPAE; from the coding sequence ATGACCCGCACCATCATGTGCCGCAAGTACAAAGAAGAATTGCCAGCCCTGGAACGCGCCCCGTTCCCTGGCGCCAAAGGCCAGGACATTTTTGACCACGTCTCGGCCAAGGCCTGGGCCGACTGGCAGAAACACCAGACCCTGCTGATCAACGAAAAACGCCTGAACATGATGAACGCCGAAGACCGCAAATACCTTCAGGGCGAAATGGACAAGTACTTCTCCGGCGAGGAATACGCCAAGGCGGACGGCTACGTGCCGCCAGCAGAATAA
- the mutY gene encoding A/G-specific adenine glycosylase yields MRSEQFSTAVLDWYDRHGRHDLPWQQDITPYRVWVSEIMLQQTQVSTVLNYFDRFMASLPTVEALAAAPEDEVLHLWTGLGYYTRARNLQKTAKIVVAEYGGEFPRDVEKLTDLPGIGLSTAGAIASLSMGLRAPILDGNVKRVLARFTAQEGYPGEPKVAKQLWATAERFTPHDRVNAYTQAMMDMGATLCTRSKPSCLLCPLEKGCEAHMLGLETRYPIPKPRKAVPQKRTLMPMLANGEGAILLYRRPSTGLWGGLWSLPELDDLDDLQHLATQHSLELGSQQALPNLVHTFSHFQLSIEPWLVQVQEAGHHVAEADWLWYNLATPPRLGLAAPVKTLLERAAAVLNAGESS; encoded by the coding sequence ATGAGATCCGAGCAGTTTTCAACGGCGGTACTGGACTGGTACGACCGCCACGGCCGCCACGATTTGCCCTGGCAGCAGGACATCACACCCTACCGGGTGTGGGTTTCGGAAATCATGTTGCAGCAGACGCAGGTCAGCACCGTGCTGAATTACTTCGACCGCTTCATGGCATCCCTGCCAACGGTCGAAGCCCTGGCCGCCGCACCGGAAGACGAAGTGCTGCACCTGTGGACGGGCCTGGGTTACTACACCCGCGCACGCAATCTGCAGAAGACCGCGAAGATTGTCGTCGCCGAGTACGGTGGCGAATTTCCTCGCGACGTGGAAAAGCTCACGGACCTGCCGGGCATCGGCCTGTCCACGGCCGGCGCCATCGCCAGCCTGAGCATGGGCCTGCGCGCGCCGATCCTCGACGGCAACGTCAAACGCGTGCTGGCGCGCTTTACCGCGCAAGAGGGCTATCCGGGGGAGCCGAAGGTCGCCAAACAGCTCTGGGCCACCGCAGAGCGGTTCACGCCGCATGATCGGGTCAACGCCTACACCCAGGCGATGATGGACATGGGCGCCACGCTCTGCACCCGCAGCAAGCCAAGCTGCCTGCTCTGTCCGCTGGAAAAGGGCTGCGAAGCACACATGCTCGGCCTGGAAACCCGTTACCCGATCCCCAAGCCGCGCAAAGCCGTGCCACAGAAGCGCACGCTGATGCCGATGCTCGCCAACGGCGAAGGCGCGATCCTGCTTTACCGCCGCCCTTCCACGGGCCTGTGGGGCGGTTTGTGGAGCCTGCCGGAACTCGACGACCTCGATGACCTGCAACATCTGGCCACGCAGCATTCGCTGGAGCTGGGCAGCCAGCAGGCACTGCCGAACCTGGTGCACACCTTCAGCCACTTTCAGTTATCCATCGAACCCTGGCTGGTTCAGGTCCAGGAGGCCGGCCATCACGTGGCCGAGGCCGACTGGCTCTGGTATAACCTCGCCACCCCGCCGCGCCTGGGCCTTGCCGCCCCGGTCAAAACCTTGCTCGAACGCGCGGCCGCCGTATTGAACGCAGGAGAGTCGTCATGA